A stretch of DNA from Pasteurellaceae bacterium RH1A:
CCACATAGCCTTCATTGGGCAGGGTCAAATCGGGGTGGGCGTCAATCCAAACCACCGCCACATCGCCCTGATACTTGTCCGCCAAATAGCTAAAAGGAGCAACGCTGACCGAGCATTCCCCTCCCAACGTAACAATGCGGTCAGGCTGGTGCTGCTTGATAATGTCCAATGCGGCTTGCAGTTGGGCAGTGACGGCAGGATAGGCATAAATCCCCTGCTGGGTCGCCACCTGTTCGCCTGTATAGTCAAGGCTAACAGGCACGGTCGCCTTGGCCGCCTTGCTTGCAGGGGCCAGCCATTCCAGCAGTTGCGAGCCGATAAAATAGCCCTGGGCCGCATCTTGCTGGCTGAGTTCTGGCACAAGTGGTTGCATAATGGCAGGATCTGCCCCCTGCCATTGGGGAAAGGTTAAGCGTAGGGTCTTGTTCATTTTTCTTCCTTTAAGTGAATTGCAAAGTGCGGTCATCTTAAGGGGGATTTTATCCCTTGTATATGAATTATTCTTTCTGCTTAGAAAAATCCATTTTTATGATGAGTTAAGAAAAAACTTGCAAATAGTCTATAACAGGACTAAAATAGTCCTGTTTTAGACTTTAATTCACTAAAGAGGTAATATAATGAACCAAAATCAAGCTATCCCAATGAGCCTTAAAGAGCGTCTCTTTCACTCGGTCTTATTTGAACTGGGGGCGATTGCTGTCTCTAGTCTCTTAGTCTTAGCCTTTTCAAATGTGGAGACTGGCACAGCACTTAGCGCAGGTATTGCCATGGCAATCATGGCCATGGTGTGGAACTTTGTGTTTAACTATGGCTTTGACAAGATCTTTACCGCTCCTCGTGAAACACGGGGCTTGGGCTTACGGATTTTTCACACCATCAGCTTTGAAGCAGGCTTGCTGATTTTTACCATTCCGATGATTGCCTATCTCTTGGATTTAAGCCTCTGGCAGGCCTTTTTAGCTGATGTGGGGCTGACTGTGGTTATCACCGTTTATGCCCTGATTTTCAACTGGGTTTACGACAATCTGCGCCTGAAATTTGTGGGAGGTCAATATGAGCCAGTTTGATCACCTAGGCCAAACCGCCAGCCACCTGTTCGGGCTTTATGAAGGCTGGGCCAAGAGCAAGGGGCTGAACTATGCCAGCCTTGCCGTCCTGCATGCCTTGGTTAAAAACACGGCCAGCACCCAAAAGCAGATTGGCCGCCAGTGGGCCTTGCCCAAACAAACCCTGTCTGCCACCTGCCAAAAGCTGGCAAAGGACGGCTTAATTGGCTTTTCCAACACGGAAACAGACGGCAGGGAAAAGCAGCTCTACCTGACAGAACAGGGCAAAGCCTTCGCTACTTCCCTCATTTATGAGCTAGATGAACTTGAGCAACAGGCCCTTGACGACTTTGGGCGTAAAAGGGCGGATAAGTTTGTGGGGGAAATGATGATTTTTGTGGAAAAGCTAGAAGGCCTTATGCAAAAAGCCTCTTAGGCAGGCTCCGATTTACCCTTAAGATAGGGAAAGTTAAAGCCTTGTACAGTCTTCCTGTGCAAGGCTTTTTTGTGGAGCAAGCGGGTCAATTTCAGTCAAAATTTGCAAGAAATTTGGTGAAATTGACCG
This window harbors:
- a CDS encoding arginase, encoding MTALCNSLKGRKMNKTLRLTFPQWQGADPAIMQPLVPELSQQDAAQGYFIGSQLLEWLAPASKAAKATVPVSLDYTGEQVATQQGIYAYPAVTAQLQAALDIIKQHQPDRIVTLGGECSVSVAPFSYLADKYQGDVAVVWIDAHPDLTLPNEGYVGYHAMALSALAGKGDEQIIGKLPAFIEPKNAAIVGFRSYPADVERVEKFGVTKISSASVNAKSDDVLAFLQATGKRKVLIHLDLDALDPADLRTAVAADPDGIKVAAVSRLIGDIAQAYDLVGLTIAEPMPREVIKLRNLLHSLPLLGE